A region of Moorena producens PAL-8-15-08-1 DNA encodes the following proteins:
- a CDS encoding S-layer family protein, translating into MRGGDITLDSDTLTVKNSEISASTETGRAGNVTLETDKLTVENGARIAVSGVELTETGFPKIKQDDSQEVVVGGVAGKLTINAESLTLDNGQLIAATGQKTEDKDAATIDINVPGVIILDNNSLILASATGNGVDGGNITIEGGVLLALPLTNDDKGSDIFANAQKGDGGRIDITLEGLFNMKVLEDTSAFTDSSGKIIESLAFENNDSEIAAISFSSGQSGPVTRDITNSAQDPENLPTSVVDPSALIVANCPRSGKVAVDELGEFIVTGRGGLPPSPLDPIHQRSILADWITLDTESDQIEETTSTPTPEVSYLPMRGKRRTANTPTATRPKKKIVEAQGWTVGEDGTIILTAEPNTVTPKSNWYSPRYCGSKG; encoded by the coding sequence ATGCGAGGTGGTGACATAACCTTAGATTCAGACACCTTGACAGTAAAGAACAGCGAAATTTCTGCTTCCACCGAAACAGGTAGAGCAGGAAATGTGACACTAGAAACAGATAAGCTAACTGTCGAAAATGGAGCACGAATAGCAGTAAGCGGTGTAGAATTAACAGAGACTGGTTTTCCAAAAATAAAGCAGGATGATAGTCAGGAAGTAGTAGTTGGAGGAGTCGCTGGCAAACTGACAATTAATGCTGAGTCTCTAACCCTAGACAACGGCCAACTTATAGCTGCTACTGGACAAAAAACCGAAGACAAAGATGCAGCAACTATCGATATCAATGTACCAGGAGTGATCATACTCGATAACAACAGCCTAATTTTGGCTAGCGCTACAGGAAATGGGGTCGATGGTGGAAATATCACTATTGAAGGTGGAGTATTACTAGCGCTGCCTTTAACTAATGATGACAAAGGTAGCGATATATTTGCTAATGCTCAGAAAGGGGATGGTGGAAGAATCGACATCACCCTCGAGGGCTTATTCAATATGAAAGTACTGGAAGATACCAGTGCGTTTACAGACTCATCTGGAAAGATAATCGAATCCCTTGCTTTTGAGAATAATGATAGTGAAATAGCAGCTATTAGCTTTAGCAGCGGTCAATCTGGGCCTGTGACTAGGGATATTACCAACTCAGCACAGGATCCTGAAAACTTACCAACATCAGTAGTTGACCCTTCAGCATTAATTGTTGCCAACTGTCCCAGGAGTGGAAAAGTAGCTGTAGATGAACTGGGTGAATTCATTGTTACTGGACGAGGTGGCTTACCCCCGAGTCCCCTAGACCCAATCCATCAACGGTCTATACTTGCGGATTGGATTACCCTTGATACTGAATCAGACCAGATCGAAGAAACTACGTCTACTCCTACTCCTGAGGTTAGTTACTTACCCATGAGAGGAAAACGTCGCACTGCCAATACTCCTACTGCTACTCGTCCCAAGAAGAAAATAGTGGAAGCTCAGGGTTGGACTGTTGGGGAGGATGGTACGATTATCCTGACCGCTGAACCGAATACTGTTACTCCTAAGAGTAATTGGTATAGTCCTAGATATTGTGGTAGCAAGGGTTGA
- a CDS encoding IS607 family transposase has product MRLKDYAKHMGVSYQTAWRWWKAGKLPHPAFQTESGSVIVEYFPQQKTQPSNTKRVAIYGRVSSAEHKSEVELQVQRLQQYAIAKGYTIVKIIKEVGSGLNDNRKQLATLLNSDGYDILLVEHKDSLGRFGINYLEILLSRLGIELEIVNQVDNSKDELMQDFIAIVKSFSPRLYSQDHAKKKIEKIIAELQADGGDDYQLEPNQ; this is encoded by the coding sequence ATGCGACTCAAAGACTATGCCAAACACATGGGAGTAAGCTACCAGACGGCTTGGAGATGGTGGAAGGCAGGTAAGTTGCCTCATCCAGCATTCCAAACTGAAAGTGGCTCAGTCATCGTTGAGTACTTCCCTCAACAGAAAACCCAGCCATCAAACACCAAACGAGTTGCTATCTATGGGCGAGTCTCCTCTGCTGAGCATAAGTCAGAGGTTGAGCTTCAAGTCCAACGTCTTCAACAGTATGCGATCGCTAAAGGTTACACGATTGTCAAAATTATCAAAGAAGTAGGAAGTGGACTCAACGATAATCGTAAACAATTAGCCACTCTTCTGAATTCTGATGGCTACGACATTTTACTAGTAGAGCATAAAGACAGCCTGGGTAGATTCGGCATCAATTACTTGGAGATTCTGCTGTCTCGTTTAGGTATTGAGTTAGAAATTGTCAACCAAGTGGATAATTCTAAAGACGAGTTGATGCAGGATTTTATTGCTATTGTCAAGTCATTCTCTCCTAGGTTGTACAGCCAAGATCATGCTAAGAAAAAGATCGAAAAAATTATCGCTGAACTCCAAGCTGATGGCGGCGACGACTACCAGTTAGAACCAAACCAATAA
- a CDS encoding DUF6464 family protein: protein MEPDSLPTELILTHPRQTIGNVQLDWIPQPGNYLDFKGKTYTVLERHHRYCLKSGRYRLHKIALYVQSSGHPSEKSLLQGRWVIGDASCYFNAHSELIRCAVNPDGPCDSCRFYEPLKTGTD from the coding sequence ATGGAGCCTGATTCTCTACCGACAGAGTTAATTTTGACCCACCCACGTCAGACCATTGGCAATGTTCAACTGGATTGGATACCTCAACCCGGTAACTATCTCGACTTTAAAGGTAAAACCTACACAGTTTTAGAGCGCCACCACCGCTACTGTCTTAAGTCAGGGCGCTATCGTTTGCATAAAATTGCTCTGTATGTGCAGTCTTCTGGACACCCTAGTGAAAAAAGCCTGCTCCAGGGGCGTTGGGTGATTGGGGATGCCAGCTGCTATTTCAATGCTCACTCTGAATTGATTCGTTGTGCTGTCAATCCAGACGGACCCTGTGATTCTTGCCGCTTTTATGAACCCTTGAAAACCGGAACTGACTAA
- a CDS encoding OmpA family protein, producing MIFGIVVANAYPNPNPEKPLILKLLEHLDNKGESRFFNFSSIREPTEANLLKQLTPVQRVQLKAQLSELDKRLKRLSEDVTMLETQLGTSGGNESLEKRIQGITLLLKEPSTLSSDAPLVGNSNGNRLAASAADKLKVTLPSDILFQKSKSTLRPEAGLILEKIVTDLQAYPGSTIRIAIHTDNPREAKENRNLSFKRAKAVQQYLSSALDDPYRWLIIGYGETRPLVANDTEVNQQRNRRVEIAVD from the coding sequence TTGATATTTGGCATTGTTGTTGCCAATGCTTACCCTAACCCGAATCCAGAAAAACCCCTGATATTAAAATTACTGGAGCATCTGGATAACAAGGGAGAATCAAGGTTTTTCAATTTTAGTTCAATTCGGGAACCAACGGAAGCCAATCTACTAAAACAATTGACACCGGTTCAAAGAGTCCAGCTCAAAGCTCAGCTAAGTGAGTTAGACAAGCGACTGAAGAGATTGAGTGAGGACGTGACAATGTTGGAAACTCAATTGGGAACCTCGGGAGGGAATGAATCTCTCGAAAAGCGCATCCAAGGGATCACTTTGCTCCTCAAGGAACCATCGACTCTAAGTAGCGATGCTCCATTAGTTGGTAATAGCAATGGCAATCGATTAGCTGCCTCGGCTGCCGACAAGTTGAAAGTCACGTTGCCCAGTGATATTTTATTTCAGAAAAGTAAAAGTACGTTACGCCCAGAAGCAGGTTTGATCCTAGAGAAAATTGTCACAGATTTGCAAGCCTATCCCGGCAGTACAATCAGGATTGCTATCCACACCGACAACCCCCGCGAAGCCAAAGAGAATCGAAACCTTTCATTTAAGCGTGCCAAAGCAGTTCAGCAGTATCTTAGTAGTGCTTTAGACGATCCATACCGTTGGCTGATTATTGGCTACGGAGAAACTCGTCCTCTGGTCGCTAATGATACTGAGGTTAATCAGCAACGTAATCGTCGGGTGGAAATTGCTGTGGATTAG
- the fmt gene encoding methionyl-tRNA formyltransferase — protein MRVVFFGTPQFALPCLEGLLNHPEFEVVGVVTQPDKRRGRGNQLIPSPVKSIALAHKLPVWQPQRLKKHRETLTQLRQVKADVFVVVAYGQILSQEILDMPTVGCINVHGSILPKYRGAAPIQWCLYNGEAQTGITTMLMDAGMDTGAMLLKAYTPIRLLDTAQDLAQTLSNLGADLLIETLLKQELQEIQAIPQDHSEATYAPLIQKSDYGLDWSRSNLELHNQIRGFFPNCVTSFRGKSLKISATAPLDSAYLSELPSQEWSTLDVGSGRPGEVVKIAKGIGPIIKTGNGLLLLQQVQLAGKRAQSAWDFANGMRLEVGEVLGNS, from the coding sequence ATGCGAGTTGTATTCTTTGGTACTCCCCAATTTGCTCTACCTTGTTTGGAAGGTTTGTTGAACCATCCTGAATTTGAGGTGGTGGGTGTGGTGACTCAGCCAGATAAGCGTCGAGGACGTGGTAACCAGCTGATTCCTTCCCCAGTGAAATCAATAGCATTAGCACATAAACTACCAGTTTGGCAACCGCAGCGCCTGAAAAAGCATAGGGAAACCCTAACTCAGCTCAGGCAGGTAAAGGCTGATGTTTTTGTGGTGGTTGCCTATGGGCAGATTCTCTCCCAAGAGATTCTGGATATGCCTACGGTAGGTTGTATCAATGTACATGGCTCAATTTTGCCTAAGTATAGGGGAGCAGCTCCGATCCAGTGGTGTCTATATAATGGTGAAGCCCAAACTGGCATCACGACGATGTTGATGGATGCTGGAATGGATACTGGAGCAATGCTCTTGAAAGCATATACACCAATCAGACTATTGGATACTGCCCAGGATTTGGCACAAACTCTGAGCAATTTGGGAGCTGATTTGTTGATTGAAACTCTCCTGAAGCAAGAGTTACAGGAAATCCAAGCAATTCCTCAAGATCACTCTGAGGCTACCTATGCACCACTGATTCAAAAGTCAGATTATGGCCTAGATTGGTCACGCTCCAACTTGGAGTTACACAATCAGATTCGGGGATTTTTCCCAAACTGCGTTACCTCATTTCGGGGTAAATCTCTGAAAATCAGTGCCACTGCTCCCTTAGATTCGGCTTACTTATCCGAGTTGCCTTCACAGGAGTGGTCTACTCTTGATGTTGGTTCAGGTCGTCCTGGAGAAGTTGTAAAGATTGCGAAGGGAATCGGTCCAATTATTAAAACTGGAAATGGACTGTTGTTGTTGCAGCAAGTGCAATTAGCTGGCAAACGTGCTCAATCTGCTTGGGATTTTGCCAATGGTATGCGTTTAGAAGTAGGAGAAGTTCTAGGTAATAGTTAG
- a CDS encoding ribonuclease catalytic domain-containing protein: MEKGTLIEFRLQGERHLAVVDRPEGKNHLIALDQRGKLHKLHPRQVTYAVADSTYKPSEIPEFLAQVQPYLDPDSLELAWELLVEEGEAVTCADMAQLLFSEQSPPQCYAAHCILFEDKIYFKQKAQIYEPRSASMVAEIKHQLAAAQSKHQEQAEFLKRVQQKLGGEEVEWLDSDRTRFDALERFVTEPDKPSRAVQETLEALKRHQNPENAFDLLINLGLWRPHQKYLLRHKIPTQFRREVLELTQQYLANPPTDPDSDRLDLTHLKLYTIDDESTQEIDDGLSIEDLEDGTQRLWIHIADPTRLVMPGDNLDLEARRRSTTIYLPTGMIPMFPSELATGPMSLVQGKVCGALSFGVILDEDGAIYDYQIHPSLIKPTYRLTYEDVDEMLQLGVQAETELFAIANSAVRRQKWRKSQGAISIHMPESVIKVGNDEKITIEVLEDSPSRQMVAEMMILAGEVAGRYGQLHQIPLPFRGQPQPELPSQEELLLLPAGPVRFCAMRRCMPRSEMSITPTRHASLALETYTQVTSPIRRYTDLMTHFQLKAHLRGDPLPFEAEHLLETMQSVTRTAKDASEVERDTNKYWGLEYLRRHPDQVWQVLVLSWWRENENKGNILLEELGLELPMRFQRSVKLGDRLHVKVSHADPRKEVIHFQELANSEAQLAFNSKLEEGSASAVNRFA, from the coding sequence GTGGAAAAGGGAACACTAATCGAATTTCGCTTACAAGGAGAACGCCATCTCGCCGTTGTCGATCGTCCAGAAGGCAAGAACCACTTGATTGCTTTGGATCAACGGGGGAAACTGCACAAGCTCCATCCTCGACAAGTCACCTACGCAGTGGCAGATTCTACTTATAAGCCATCAGAAATACCAGAGTTTCTCGCTCAAGTACAACCCTATCTAGACCCAGATAGCTTAGAATTAGCCTGGGAATTACTGGTGGAAGAAGGAGAGGCGGTTACCTGTGCTGACATGGCACAGTTATTATTTTCTGAGCAAAGTCCACCCCAGTGCTATGCGGCACACTGTATTCTCTTTGAAGACAAAATCTATTTTAAACAAAAAGCACAAATCTATGAACCCCGCTCCGCTAGCATGGTGGCTGAAATCAAGCATCAACTGGCAGCGGCTCAATCAAAGCACCAGGAACAAGCAGAATTTTTGAAGCGAGTACAACAAAAGCTAGGGGGTGAGGAAGTAGAGTGGCTTGATAGCGATCGCACTCGCTTTGATGCTCTAGAACGGTTCGTTACTGAACCAGATAAACCCTCTCGTGCAGTTCAGGAAACTCTGGAAGCACTAAAACGCCATCAAAACCCAGAAAATGCCTTCGATTTGTTGATAAATCTGGGTTTGTGGCGTCCTCACCAAAAGTACTTGCTGCGTCATAAAATCCCAACTCAATTTCGTCGTGAGGTACTTGAATTGACCCAGCAATACCTGGCAAATCCTCCTACTGACCCAGATTCAGATCGTTTGGATTTAACTCATCTGAAACTCTACACCATAGATGATGAAAGTACCCAAGAAATAGATGATGGGTTGAGTATAGAAGATCTAGAGGATGGCACTCAGCGTCTGTGGATTCACATCGCTGACCCAACCCGCTTGGTAATGCCAGGGGATAACCTTGACCTAGAAGCACGACGGCGTAGTACTACCATATATCTACCCACAGGCATGATTCCCATGTTCCCATCGGAACTGGCAACTGGTCCGATGAGTTTAGTTCAAGGTAAAGTCTGTGGGGCACTCAGTTTTGGCGTGATCTTGGATGAAGATGGTGCCATCTATGACTATCAGATTCACCCCAGCCTGATTAAACCTACCTATCGCCTGACTTATGAAGATGTAGATGAAATGTTGCAGTTAGGGGTACAGGCAGAAACAGAACTGTTTGCGATCGCTAACTCGGCTGTGCGTCGGCAAAAGTGGCGCAAGTCTCAGGGGGCGATTAGCATCCATATGCCAGAGTCAGTAATCAAGGTGGGAAATGATGAAAAAATTACCATTGAGGTGTTAGAAGATTCACCATCACGGCAAATGGTGGCAGAAATGATGATTCTGGCAGGTGAAGTGGCTGGACGCTATGGTCAACTCCATCAAATTCCCCTACCATTCCGAGGACAACCCCAGCCAGAACTTCCTTCCCAAGAAGAACTGCTGCTATTGCCAGCGGGTCCAGTGCGGTTCTGTGCCATGCGTCGGTGTATGCCTAGAAGTGAAATGAGCATTACCCCAACACGCCACGCTAGTTTGGCTTTGGAAACTTACACCCAGGTAACCTCTCCGATCCGCCGCTACACTGACTTAATGACTCATTTCCAGCTGAAAGCTCATCTACGGGGTGACCCCCTACCCTTTGAAGCTGAACATTTGCTCGAAACGATGCAGAGTGTAACCAGAACAGCTAAGGACGCTAGTGAAGTAGAACGTGATACCAACAAATATTGGGGATTGGAATATTTACGGCGTCACCCAGATCAGGTTTGGCAAGTATTAGTACTCAGTTGGTGGCGAGAAAACGAGAATAAGGGCAACATTCTCCTAGAAGAGTTAGGTCTAGAATTGCCCATGCGTTTCCAGCGTTCGGTTAAATTAGGCGATCGCTTACACGTCAAAGTCAGTCACGCTGATCCCCGTAAAGAAGTTATTCATTTTCAAGAACTAGCGAACTCAGAGGCTCAGCTTGCTTTTAACTCCAAGCTAGAAGAGGGCTCAGCTTCTGCTGTCAACAGGTTCGCGTAA
- the rpmG gene encoding 50S ribosomal protein L33, with the protein MASKKGVRIVITLECTECRSNSNKRSAGVSRYTTRKNRRNTTSRLELKKFCPHCNKHTIHKEIK; encoded by the coding sequence ATGGCAAGTAAGAAAGGTGTCCGAATCGTTATTACTCTAGAATGTACGGAATGTCGCAGTAACTCCAATAAGCGTTCGGCTGGTGTTTCCCGCTATACCACTAGGAAGAATCGCCGTAACACAACATCACGTCTGGAACTGAAGAAATTTTGCCCCCATTGCAACAAGCACACAATTCACAAAGAAATCAAGTAG
- a CDS encoding thylakoid membrane photosystem I accumulation factor — protein sequence MILVGLLSCWYLLGTPSALASFDDDSFDGNIFALYAGNGSIVPPRITLEDSLRREKPALLVFYVDDSRDCKLYSVTISKLQEPYGRAASFIPVNIDTLLADATYTPTEAGYYYQDLIPQTVLIDQNAEVVLNEIGQVPYEQIDDVFREVFNLLPRSESVELKLRTVNDINAQLTSE from the coding sequence TTGATTCTTGTCGGCTTACTCAGCTGCTGGTATCTACTGGGAACACCATCAGCATTAGCGAGTTTCGATGATGACAGCTTTGATGGTAATATTTTTGCTCTGTATGCTGGTAATGGCTCTATAGTCCCACCACGAATTACCTTAGAAGATTCTTTGCGCAGGGAAAAGCCAGCTTTGTTGGTGTTCTACGTAGATGACAGTAGGGATTGCAAGCTATATTCTGTGACTATCTCTAAGTTACAGGAGCCTTATGGTAGGGCAGCGAGTTTTATTCCAGTCAACATCGACACTTTGTTAGCCGATGCTACCTATACACCCACAGAAGCGGGATACTACTACCAAGATTTAATTCCCCAGACAGTACTGATTGACCAAAATGCAGAGGTAGTACTCAACGAAATTGGACAAGTTCCTTATGAACAGATAGATGATGTGTTTCGGGAAGTGTTTAACTTACTACCCCGTTCAGAATCTGTAGAGTTAAAGCTGCGCACTGTCAATGATATAAATGCTCAGTTAACATCAGAGTGA
- a CDS encoding filamentous hemagglutinin N-terminal domain-containing protein: protein MALDVLKRYNTQLGLALCLGISGAYAFPINQAHAQITPDTTLPPAERSLLDLGSGEINGKIVDLIKGGAIRDINLFHSFLEFNVTDGQRVYFANPAGIENIISRVTGANPSNILGTLGVDGGANLFLINPKGIFFGDKAKLDVSGSFVGTTADGIGFGNQGVFSASNPEPPSPLLRVNPNVFFFNQIPGDINTSKAKLEKLAVNNLLLLGGDVEVKDSKISTNQGGNILLAGLGAPGQVALTRDGNKLGLDFPDAVKKGNVRVTNSAIETFVAKDSNVDGGDIRIIAESLEVETSNRDQGIFTKTENNGHQSGDIIISADNSVLIKSTAREKRQGIFTTTEQEGGEGGKITIDTGSLTIETARREQGIFTVTNVNDQKGGDIIITADDSVSIIASSGNNQHGIFTFTDKKGGPGGSIEITTGSLMIESEKPTPGISTRADGDGDSGSITIDVSGDVLLKDKGTIQTQQRNQRKGRPRDISLKVDGNVTLADNSRIQIENKGNGAGGKITILAGGAVELKFGSQIESITTEKAKGDSGGIEIEADSILIDARNPRDPESKRGRARIAAGSKSKAGGNAGSVDIRVGSLTMIGPNRSGSDGINTNTSGDGNAGKITIIVEGDFIMTDRAQIEIRSQRGSTGDANDIIIEAGSLFLSNRSLIDAQTLKNSQGNPGNISITVKDKIELTNSDIKTAVGPNAGNPERAKNTPGGVGNITITARSLYLKDSGKLEALTKGKLPAGNITVNATDFVEISGKNQSRIVTETQKGAKGKGGRIDITTKTLNLSDGGVLNARSESEFDGGDINIDADQVQLTDSA, encoded by the coding sequence ATGGCATTAGATGTATTGAAACGGTATAACACTCAGTTAGGTTTAGCGCTATGTTTAGGGATTAGTGGAGCGTACGCATTTCCAATAAACCAAGCTCATGCTCAGATTACTCCTGATACTACTTTACCACCAGCCGAAAGGTCTTTGCTAGACCTGGGCTCTGGTGAGATAAATGGGAAAATTGTTGATTTAATTAAAGGAGGAGCAATCCGAGATATCAACTTGTTCCATAGCTTTTTAGAATTTAATGTTACAGATGGACAAAGAGTTTATTTTGCTAATCCAGCTGGGATTGAAAATATTATTTCTCGGGTAACTGGTGCGAATCCCTCCAATATTTTAGGAACCTTGGGTGTCGATGGTGGAGCAAATTTGTTCTTGATTAATCCAAAGGGGATTTTCTTTGGGGATAAAGCCAAGCTGGATGTATCCGGTTCCTTTGTGGGCACCACTGCTGATGGGATTGGGTTTGGGAATCAAGGAGTGTTTAGTGCCTCTAATCCTGAGCCTCCGTCGCCATTGTTGAGAGTTAATCCTAATGTGTTTTTCTTTAATCAAATTCCGGGTGATATTAATACTAGTAAAGCCAAGTTAGAGAAGCTGGCGGTTAATAACCTATTGTTACTTGGTGGTGATGTTGAGGTTAAAGATAGTAAGATTAGCACCAATCAAGGTGGGAATATTCTGTTAGCGGGATTGGGCGCACCGGGACAAGTAGCATTGACTAGAGACGGTAACAAGCTGGGTTTAGATTTTCCTGATGCTGTCAAGAAAGGGAATGTTAGAGTTACTAATAGCGCTATAGAAACTTTCGTAGCCAAAGATAGCAATGTTGATGGTGGTGACATTAGGATTATTGCTGAGTCTTTGGAAGTAGAAACCTCTAATCGAGATCAGGGTATTTTTACTAAAACTGAGAATAATGGTCATCAAAGTGGTGATATTATTATAAGTGCTGATAACTCAGTATTAATTAAGTCTACTGCTAGAGAAAAACGCCAGGGAATCTTTACTACAACAGAGCAAGAAGGTGGAGAAGGCGGAAAAATCACTATCGACACTGGCTCTTTGACAATAGAAACGGCTCGAAGAGAGCAGGGAATATTCACCGTAACTAACGTCAATGATCAGAAAGGCGGTGATATTATTATTACCGCTGATGACTCAGTTTCGATTATTGCTTCTAGTGGCAATAATCAGCATGGTATCTTTACCTTCACTGACAAAAAAGGTGGACCAGGAGGAAGTATTGAAATTACCACCGGTTCCCTGATGATTGAATCTGAAAAACCAACACCAGGAATTTCCACCAGAGCAGACGGAGATGGTGATAGCGGAAGCATTACTATCGATGTGAGTGGCGATGTACTCCTGAAAGATAAAGGTACCATTCAAACACAACAACGTAATCAAAGAAAGGGTCGTCCTAGGGATATATCATTAAAGGTCGATGGCAATGTTACCCTTGCCGATAACAGCAGAATTCAAATCGAAAATAAAGGGAATGGAGCCGGGGGAAAAATTACGATATTGGCTGGTGGAGCAGTTGAGCTTAAATTCGGCAGCCAAATTGAGAGTATCACTACAGAAAAAGCTAAAGGAGATAGCGGGGGCATTGAGATCGAAGCTGATTCTATATTAATTGATGCTCGCAATCCGAGGGATCCTGAATCTAAGAGAGGTCGAGCTCGAATTGCTGCTGGAAGCAAGTCAAAAGCTGGAGGTAATGCTGGTTCGGTAGATATCCGTGTAGGGTCACTGACGATGATTGGACCTAACAGATCAGGTTCTGATGGCATAAATACTAATACATCAGGAGATGGAAACGCGGGCAAGATTACAATCATAGTGGAGGGAGACTTCATCATGACAGACCGAGCCCAAATTGAAATAAGATCCCAAAGAGGATCTACAGGTGATGCTAACGACATAATCATTGAAGCTGGCTCACTATTCTTAAGCAATAGAAGCTTGATCGATGCTCAGACTCTAAAAAACAGTCAGGGAAATCCTGGAAATATCTCGATAACGGTTAAAGATAAGATTGAGCTTACCAATAGCGATATCAAAACTGCCGTAGGGCCTAACGCGGGAAACCCAGAAAGAGCGAAAAACACCCCAGGAGGCGTTGGCAACATTACCATTACAGCTCGCTCTCTATACCTTAAAGATTCAGGGAAATTAGAAGCTTTGACTAAGGGCAAACTCCCAGCAGGTAATATTACAGTCAATGCCACCGATTTTGTGGAAATTTCTGGTAAAAACCAAAGTCGCATAGTAACTGAAACTCAAAAAGGAGCTAAGGGGAAGGGAGGGCGTATTGACATAACAACAAAGACCTTAAATCTATCAGATGGTGGAGTTTTAAATGCTCGAAGCGAAAGCGAATTTGACGGTGGTGATATCAACATTGATGCCGATCAAGTGCAACTAACCGATAGTGCGTAA
- the rpsR gene encoding 30S ribosomal protein S18 has protein sequence MTYFRKRLSPIKPDEPIDYKDVELLRKFITERGKILPRRITNLTTQQQRKLTTAIKRARFLALLPYINKEG, from the coding sequence ATGACTTACTTTCGTAAACGTCTCTCTCCGATCAAACCCGATGAACCGATCGACTATAAAGATGTTGAGTTGCTGCGCAAGTTTATCACTGAACGGGGAAAAATCCTACCCCGCCGCATTACTAATCTAACGACTCAACAACAACGAAAGCTAACCACAGCCATTAAGCGAGCAAGGTTCTTGGCTTTGCTACCCTATATTAATAAAGAAGGTTAA
- a CDS encoding PEP-CTERM sorting domain-containing protein, with protein MMTRNLLLSLGVSALGLAFTPFGASAFTFVGELSETEFQNLAPEISVSAESRFGSGTIGGNTFELDIHKVNPSGGFANLDQKEFNWVSGEAVDFLLEFDGISQLTYTVGDVVLSSTVTEDNFSDLFIRTSARKDNSSIVLSNLMLTDSAMSASLPDASNVCSNPNDCGFFDAQYLHISNVLGAFSLTGQSTMTWSEENRPTQSRLAYQVKLVAGEPGDKPPVDVPEPATMSVFSLGVIGLVLTGSRRRHQLGVQR; from the coding sequence ATGATGACTCGTAATTTACTATTAAGTTTGGGAGTGTCAGCACTAGGACTAGCTTTTACTCCCTTTGGAGCCAGTGCGTTTACGTTTGTTGGTGAGCTCAGTGAAACAGAGTTCCAGAACCTAGCTCCCGAGATCTCCGTGTCTGCCGAGAGTCGTTTTGGATCTGGAACAATAGGAGGAAACACCTTCGAGCTAGATATCCACAAGGTTAACCCTAGTGGTGGTTTTGCTAACTTAGATCAGAAAGAATTTAATTGGGTCAGTGGTGAAGCCGTTGATTTCTTACTGGAGTTCGATGGTATTTCTCAACTCACCTATACCGTTGGTGATGTAGTTCTTTCCTCTACAGTTACAGAGGATAACTTCTCAGATTTGTTTATACGGACTAGTGCTCGTAAGGATAACAGCAGCATTGTACTGAGCAACTTGATGTTAACCGATAGTGCGATGTCTGCTAGTCTTCCTGACGCATCCAATGTTTGTAGTAATCCTAATGATTGCGGTTTTTTTGATGCACAGTATTTACACATCAGTAACGTTTTAGGTGCTTTCAGCCTCACTGGTCAATCAACTATGACCTGGTCAGAAGAGAATCGGCCCACACAATCTCGACTAGCATATCAGGTTAAATTAGTGGCTGGTGAGCCCGGAGACAAGCCCCCTGTTGATGTACCAGAGCCAGCTACGATGTCTGTGTTTTCCCTAGGTGTTATTGGTTTGGTTCTAACTGGTAGTCGTCGCCGCCATCAGCTTGGAGTTCAGCGATAA